cttcatcttctcccaAACTCTAGCCTTTCTTCCCTTAGTCCTCATTTCCTCTTCATGAATTGATTTGGGATCCTTAATCTACCGATACTAATACACCATGTACCTACATTGAGGAACATTGTATGCACCAGCAGCCATTATGCCTCATCTTGCTTGGTAATTCTTGTTTACAAGACGAGCTACAACATAACGACCAACAAATCTTTCCATGAAACCTAAAAGATTTACAACGTTCTCCATCAAGACGTATTTGGGCTTCAAGTATAGTCTATGATATTCATGAAACCGTCacttcattgttttttttcatcttgaAGTGGTTTATCTTTATTTCTAAATCGGTGTAAAACCACTAAGTCCCTGGCATGGAAGACCCCCACATACAAGATGCACATATTCCTAAAAGAACGACACAAGGTCGAAAAGTTACGAAAAGTGGGGAACAAGAAATATTTGGAGGATTTACATGTGTAATTAACATGACTTAGCTTACAAGAAGTGGCAATAAATTTGACTTGAAACCCTTCGTTACGAATTCcttaagtttttatttgtattttctaatgaAACCATATACAGATTAGAGGACAACATGAGAAGGCCAAAGCAgtaatttaaaaaaccttACCCCAATCCATCATACGGCTCCCAAgtatcttcttctgatttgtATTCCTTCTAATACACCTAAAAATGATGTAACATAAGAGAAAGTTGATATATAGTTAATCCCATGCATGATGACTAGCATTTAAAAAGAGGACTCTTATAAACAATATACGTGCTGATTGTCTTGCAAAAAAGGCAATAGCACGaggttttatctttttcatgtAAGCTCTTTTATTTTGGACTGATTTTTTTCCAAAGAAAACCGTACAGTTCTAGTTTAaatagataattttattttaccgttcatataaaaaaaaagccaaaaataaagtaattttACCAATGTTATCTTTGTAACACTATGTCACAATTTAAAGGTTACTTCTGTGATTCTAAATATATTGGGAACAATTAACAAACTTCATAAACTATATGAGCAATTTCATTCGAAtgttttatggaaaaaaaccTTCACgtaaaagattttcaaaagaaaatctgTAAATGATATCAATATATAAAGGATATCAATATAAAACGGATATATTTTGATTCATGATAGTAGAGAATATATAAACTCTTTGGAGGAAAATAAGCCGTGTGTCTTTGTGATACTCGGAAACTTAAACAATATTAGAATCAATgtgatttatttatagaaaaaggaATAAGGCTTTTAAGCTTCAATCAAACGAAGCTTATAGCTGAAGATATTAAGAACTTGTTGTATTCACATAAAGcaaaaaagatgaaacttgTTCGTCCTTTATTGTACatctaaaagactaaaaattTATGCtcataatgttttcttttgccttTTATATTCATATTACATTATACATGATCCTCCTTTCTTTTGGCGCATGGCATATTTTGTCAAACTCTATTACAACATTGATTCTAATCGATCTACAGTTGAAACTAGTGAATCGAATTTTCAGGTAGAagttaaatttgatttgaaatgtACTCAAGTTTATGCTATCTTTCTCATATAATATCCAATATTTTAGACTAGTTATATGTTGTTTATGTCGAAGATTGTTATTTGTTAGGTACGAAAAATTTATATGAGCCACCACATATATAGTTGTAATCGACCATTTTCTGTAATTTATTGGTTAAGATTTAAGAAGACTAGAAGAGGGACCGATGTCACTAGATTCACAAACTTAGCAACTTAAATTTACATGAATCCAAGTTACATATTAAACCAATGACAAGAGCCGAAGCACCTCATGAATCCAAAAAATCTACGTAGGACGGTAACTTTTGTTGATCCTGAGACAAAGGATATAGCCGAATATGAGTTGCAACCAAATCTTAACTTCTCTCTATCAACGACGATAATCTTAGTTGCAACATGAAAAACattcataaacaaacatttgcCGGTTCTCCTTTAGTCGCGGAATGATCTCTTTCCAATGGCCAGAGACATGTTGTGGTAATCAAGCCTAGTACTTCTTTAATTTATGGTTCCGAGAACCATATTTGAATGTGTAGATTCACCGTTCCATACGTTCACTTTCGACCTTAACtccattttcactttttagaATCTTGAATCCTGACTCCATGCTAtgttcttttaatttgtttgtacTTTGGAGAAAACCAACATTAATTTCCAATAGGGCataatttgagattttgttttttaataataaatacgTACTAATCATGCATGGGACTTGTTGAGTATTTTATCGATATTGAGATCTAAGGTAAGAATTCTGTTCTTGCattgcatatatttttgagTGGCATTTGATAGATTAGACACACATATATGTCTTTATAGTAACATAtgaataatcttttttctgTAAACATAAATGATGTTGAATGCAAATCAGTATATATTTATCGGTATCTatactaaaatcatatatgtatattcaaATCATAAAGTAGGAAGCAGTGTGGGCCGCTATTCTACTGGCTTCCACTACTGAATTTCCATAATATATAGTTCTTAATCGaaccaacaaaaagttgaATCCATATGGACACATATTTATACATGGATATGTACGAACATAAATACATGCATGTATCCAGAAAATGTGCAAGTTTGCAAGTTTGGACATAAATGTAACTATGTAAGAGTAACGGCACTATCACAAACAATTAGGTTATAAGTGTTGGTTTTGTGattgttaaaattaaaatttatgattaaacatgaaaaaaacaactctataaaaacaacaaagaactTCATATGACAAACCACCAATTATTATGTTCTCTAACTTTAATAAGTGATTAACAAAGATGTTACCAACgacaaaaatatgtatatatatatattcaagaaCAATGACAGGAACAAAAGGTTATTCAACATAAAAACAACCCATATATGCTAAATTCAGCAATAAACCCCCcttaaaatattgaaagaagaagaaaatacattaaaaattattgttatgCTTTAGAGTCTCCAAGCTGAATTTAGCATATGTTCCCATCCGTCTTGACAACCACAACCCTCTCTCTTTAATCacctatatataattaaaaagtgaaatttaggttaattattacatatataacatgAGAGTATGTaagttaatgtttttaaaaatatatctatcTATTAGTTTATGATAGATTATTATCCCAAATTTTCTAAGCCCTAAATCATTCTTGCTTTCGTAGTTGGTCCCCTCCAACACTATTGTTGCCTCTGCCCACCTTTGAAGagtcaccttcttcttctcccatcTCTACTTTTTCTCCAAGTAATGATTCAATCTTTGATCATGACttgtgaattttattttcttttatttttatgctaagcattattaaataatatctTAATGCTAATTAAGAACCGTATGATATACGTAATTCACCTTCTCTACCTGAAATTGTTGCCCCCAAACGTTGGTGTCCAAAAATCGGCTGTTGTTTCGTTAGCCACCGGAAACGTGCTTGATATTGGGACGAGACATAGACCATGTCCTCTTAGTTCGTGATTCTCATTTTCATCTTGACTCTTCGATTTACCAGATATCTACATGAATCCATACTGAAATTAGTACTTATTTAACCATGATTATAGCACGAAGACTCCAACTTGgacaaaactaaaacactAGATCGTGTATTGAAcctgctgttgttgttggttcGAGGCACCTTGTTTCATGTATGGAGTGCTTAGAACCtgtatttaaaaaacattaatatgcTTAAAAATTTGCtcatttctagggttttatgAATTCAGTGAGTTAGGAGAGAAATCACAAGAAACGTACAGTGACTTGGTCGTGAAGGAACTTGATGTACTCTATAGCTTCTTGGAGAACAGATGCAGTATCTGTCTGAAGTTTAACCCAaagatatacaaaataaacaaactaaGAAGCTCAATACATAACCAAGGGAAAATAAATGCTTTTGGTTGTATATATTAAGccatataaaataaagtaaacaCATAAATCATTCACCTTTCCGAAAGGTGAAACTAGTTGTTGTAATGAAGTTATCTGGTCCCTTAGATTCTCTTTTCTCACCTGTTACATATACAATCCATTTTATCCACCaagaaattgaattaaaataaaaggtCTTAAACAAATCTTGAAATATGATCATGTACCTTGAAAGTTGGCAACGGTGAAGGCGTGGTGACTCTCGGTTTCTTCGCCGCAGATTCATTATCCTTTGCTCTCTTCAAAGACTCACTCTGAGCTCTTGtcttcagattcttctcaacaaaaataaataaataaataaattcaataatatagccacaaaacttatatagtagcaaaattattttgacatATATGAGATAATTTACCTTGGTTTTGTCCTCCAAACGAGTAGATATTATCTGCGGAGTGGTTACAAAATTGCTCGGCGTCGTGTTGTTTAAGTTAGTGGTTGATGAAGAATTCCAAAAGGGTCGAGAGTTTGCGTTGTTAGAGAAGCTGTTAATTAGTCCATAAGCTACTTGATGATGAGGATTTGTCTTATTAGCCCAAGAAAGTTGAGGATCGTTGATTGAACCACTTGTGGTGGAGACAAAGTTGTATGGACTTGGTTCGGGATCGTAAAAGGTTCGTATCAAGCTTGAGGACGAAGAAgttgatggagatgaagaacaagctGGATTAAGTATATAAGGTGAAGTAGTTGTGGATAAGAATCCTTGGCCATGATCTTGATCTTGTGAGCTCCTTATGAAGCTTGAGTTTAAGTCTTCTTGtctgaaaaatacaaaacaagaacaaaagagatctcatgattattatt
This sequence is a window from Arabidopsis thaliana chromosome 1 sequence. Protein-coding genes within it:
- a CDS encoding basic helix-loop-helix (bHLH) DNA-binding superfamily protein (basic helix-loop-helix (bHLH) DNA-binding superfamily protein; FUNCTIONS IN: DNA binding, sequence-specific DNA binding transcription factor activity; INVOLVED IN: regulation of transcription; LOCATED IN: nucleus; EXPRESSED IN: 22 plant structures; EXPRESSED DURING: 13 growth stages; CONTAINS InterPro DOMAIN/s: Helix-loop-helix DNA-binding domain (InterPro:IPR001092), Helix-loop-helix DNA-binding (InterPro:IPR011598); BEST Arabidopsis thaliana protein match is: basic helix-loop-helix (bHLH) DNA-binding superfamily protein (TAIR:AT3G20640.1); Has 1502 Blast hits to 1260 proteins in 110 species: Archae - 0; Bacteria - 97; Metazoa - 123; Fungi - 48; Plants - 982; Viruses - 0; Other Eukaryotes - 252 (source: NCBI BLink).), with amino-acid sequence MAEEFKATASICGGGGGAWWNSPRSVMSPSDHFLSPCFGAAITSNDFSSQENHLKSRMTCTDNNNIVFGQREADSDSGGSTVTMDSTLQMMGLGFSSNCSSDWNQTILQEDLNSSFIRSSQDQDHGQGFLSTTTSPYILNPACSSSPSTSSSSSLIRTFYDPEPSPYNFVSTTSGSINDPQLSWANKTNPHHQVAYGLINSFSNNANSRPFWNSSSTTNLNNTTPSNFVTTPQIISTRLEDKTKNLKTRAQSESLKRAKDNESAAKKPRVTTPSPLPTFKVRKENLRDQITSLQQLVSPFGKTDTASVLQEAIEYIKFLHDQVTVLSTPYMKQGASNQQQQQISGKSKSQDENENHELRGHGLCLVPISSTFPVANETTADFWTPTFGGNNFR
- a CDS encoding basic helix-loop-helix (bHLH) DNA-binding superfamily protein (basic helix-loop-helix (bHLH) DNA-binding superfamily protein; FUNCTIONS IN: DNA binding, sequence-specific DNA binding transcription factor activity; INVOLVED IN: regulation of transcription; LOCATED IN: nucleus; EXPRESSED IN: 22 plant structures; EXPRESSED DURING: 13 growth stages; CONTAINS InterPro DOMAIN/s: Helix-loop-helix DNA-binding domain (InterPro:IPR001092), Helix-loop-helix DNA-binding (InterPro:IPR011598); BEST Arabidopsis thaliana protein match is: basic helix-loop-helix (bHLH) DNA-binding superfamily protein (TAIR:AT3G20640.1).), yielding MAEEFKATASICGGGGGAWWNSPRSVMSPSDHFLSPCFGAAITSNDFSSQENHLKSRMTCTDNNNIVFGQREADSDSGGSTVTMDSTLQMMGLGFSSNCSSDWNQTILQEDLNSSFIRSSQDQDHGQGFLSTTTSPYILNPACSSSPSTSSSSSLIRTFYDPEPSPYNFVSTTSGSINDPQLSWANKTNPHHQVAYGLINSFSNNANSRPFWNSSSTTNLNNTTPSNFVTTPQIISTRLEDKTKTRAQSESLKRAKDNESAAKKPRVTTPSPLPTFKVRKENLRDQITSLQQLVSPFGKTDTASVLQEAIEYIKFLHDQVTVLSTPYMKQGASNQQQQQISGKSKSQDENENHELRGHGLCLVPISSTFPVANETTADFWTPTFGGNNFR
- a CDS encoding basic helix-loop-helix (bHLH) DNA-binding superfamily protein (basic helix-loop-helix (bHLH) DNA-binding superfamily protein; FUNCTIONS IN: DNA binding, sequence-specific DNA binding transcription factor activity; EXPRESSED IN: 22 plant structures; EXPRESSED DURING: 13 growth stages; BEST Arabidopsis thaliana protein match is: basic helix-loop-helix (bHLH) DNA-binding superfamily protein (TAIR:AT3G20640.1).) encodes the protein MAEEFKATASICGGGGGAWWNSPRSVMSPSDHFLSPCFGAAITSNDFSSQENHLKSRMTCTDNNNIVFGQREADSDSGGSTVTMDSTLQMMGLGFSSNCSSDWNQTILQEDLNSSFIRSSQDQDHGQGFLSTTTSPYILNPACSSSPSTSSSSSLIRTFYDPEPSPYNFVSTTSGSINDPQLSWANKTNPHHQVAYGLINSFSNNANSRPFWNSSSTTNLNNTTPSNFVTTPQIISTRLEDKTKNLKTRAQSESLKRAKDNESAAKKPRVTTPSPLPTFKTDTASVLQEAIEYIKFLHDQVTVLSTPYMKQGASNQQQQQISGKSKSQDENENHELRGHGLCLVPISSTFPVANETTADFWTPTFGGNNFR
- a CDS encoding basic helix-loop-helix (bHLH) DNA-binding superfamily protein, with amino-acid sequence MAEEFKATASICGGGGGAWWNSPRSVMSPSDHFLSPCFGAAITSNDFSSQENHLKSRMTCTDNNNIVFGQREADSDSGGSTVTMDSTLQMMGLGFSSNCSSDWNQTILQEDLNSSFIRSSQDQDHGQGFLSTTTSPYILNPACSSSPSTSSSSSLIRTFYDPEPSPYNFVSTTSGSINDPQLSWANKTNPHHQVAYGLINSFSNNANSRPFWNSSSTTNLNNTTPSNFVTTPQIISTRLEDKTKNLKTRAQSESLKRAKDNESAAKKPRVTTPSPLPTFKVRKENLRDQITSLQQLVSPFGKTDTASVLQEAIEYIKFLHDQVTVLSTPYMKQGASNQQQQQISGKSKSQDENENHELRGHGLCLVPISSTFPVANETTADFWTPTFGGNNFR
- a CDS encoding basic helix-loop-helix (bHLH) DNA-binding superfamily protein, with protein sequence MAEEFKATASICGGGGGAWWNSPRSVMSPSDHFLSPCFGAAITSNDFSSQENHLKSRMTCTDNNNIVFGQREADSDSGGSTVTMDSTLQMMGLGFSSNCSSDWNQTILQEDLNSSFIRSSQDQDHGQGFLSTTTSPYILNPACSSSPSTSSSSSLIRTFYDPEPSPYNFVSTTSGSINDPQLSWANKTNPHHQVAYGLINSFSNNANSRPFWNSSSTTNLNNTTPSNFVTTPQIISTRLEDKTKNLKTRAQSESLKRAKDNESAAKKPRVTTPSPLPTFKVRKENLRDQITSLQQLVSPFGKTDTASVLQEAIEYIKFLHDQVTVLSTPYMKQGASNQQQQQVQYTI
- a CDS encoding basic helix-loop-helix (bHLH) DNA-binding superfamily protein codes for the protein MAEEFKATASICGGGGGAWWNSPRSVMSPSDHFLSPCFGAAITSNDFSSQENHLKSRMTCTDNNNIVFGQREADSDSGGSTVTMDSTLQMMGLGFSSNCSSDWNQTILQEDLNSSFIRSSQDQDHGQGFLSTTTSPYILNPACSSSPSTSSSSSLIRTFYDPEPSPYNFVSTTSGSINDPQLSWANKTNPHHQVAYGLINSFSNNANSRPFWNSSSTTNLNNTTPSNFVTTPQIISTRLEDKTKNLKTRAQSESLKRAKDNESAAKKPRVTTPSPLPTFKVRKENLRDQITSLQQLVSPFGKVNDLCVYFILYGLIYTTKSIYFPLVMY